The following nucleotide sequence is from Mesorhizobium sp. J8.
GTGCTCGGAACGATCTCGTGAACGCGCTCTCGCAAGGCATCGTCATCGCCGCCTTCCTCGCCTTCTGCCGCATCGGCGCCTGCTTCATGCTGATGCCTGGCCTGTCGAGCGCCCGCGTGCCGATCCAGATCCGGCTCTTCGTGTCGGTGGCCGCGACCGGCGGCCTGCTCGCTTTCCTGTGGGACCGCATCTACCCCTTCGTCGATCCGCGCCCGCAGGTGCTCGCACCGATGATCGTTTCCGAGTTGCTGGTCGGCGGACTGATCGGCGCCATGACCAGGCTCTACATGGAAGCGTTGCGCTTCATGGGCTCGGCCATCGCCATGCTGATCGGCTATGGCGGCTCGGGCGGGCCGGCGATCGAGGAGCCTGAGCCGCAGGCCGCGCTTGCCGCCATCATCTCGTTCTCGGCGCTGCTTCTACTCTTCGTCTTCGATTTCGACCACGAGATCGTCAAGGCGCTCGTCGCCTCCTACCAGGTCGCCCCGGTCAACGCGTTCTTCAACCCGCAGGCGGCCCTCGTCGACGTCACCGACACGGTGTCGGACGCGTTCTTCCTGGTCGTCCGCCTCGGCAGCCCGTTCGTCGCCTACGCCATCCTGGTCAATCTGACGATCGGCTTCGTCAACAAGCTGACGCCGCAGATCCCGGTCTATTTCATCTCGCTGCCCTTCGTCATCGCCGGCGGCATGATCATCTTCTATTTTGCCGTCGGCACCTTGCTATCGCTCTTCGTCGACGGCTTCGTCGACCTCACGCTGGCGCGGTAGCCATGACCACGCGGAAAGACCGCCTGAAGAAACTGGTCAAGGTGCAGGAGCAGTTGAAGGCGCTGCACGAGACCCGCCATGCCGGTTTCCTCGCCGCCGCCATCAAGGCCGAAGCGGAGGCCAAGGAACT
It contains:
- the fliR gene encoding flagellar biosynthetic protein FliR, with product MNALSQGIVIAAFLAFCRIGACFMLMPGLSSARVPIQIRLFVSVAATGGLLAFLWDRIYPFVDPRPQVLAPMIVSELLVGGLIGAMTRLYMEALRFMGSAIAMLIGYGGSGGPAIEEPEPQAALAAIISFSALLLLFVFDFDHEIVKALVASYQVAPVNAFFNPQAALVDVTDTVSDAFFLVVRLGSPFVAYAILVNLTIGFVNKLTPQIPVYFISLPFVIAGGMIIFYFAVGTLLSLFVDGFVDLTLAR